The Podospora pseudopauciseta strain CBS 411.78 chromosome 2 map unlocalized CBS411.78m_2, whole genome shotgun sequence genome has a window encoding:
- a CDS encoding uncharacterized protein (SMCOG1066:alpha/beta hydrolase domain-containing protein; EggNog:ENOG503P2N8; MEROPS:MER0034665; COG:V; antiSMASH:Cluster_4) produces MNAESRLEKPYREFIADLGQAPHLTGSTDETKQQWSILISKMMQRYGFPPPDPTVITETVHLGDFSVRTYTPNDAGDANLPLGVYFHGGGFVMGSVEQEDGFVRALSKNAQMRIVSVGYRLAPEFKFPTGLNDGVAAAVWALDHFGADEITLMGTSSGGNLAFGVGLKLVEMMGMRDRVKGVVALAPVTVHPDAVPLDKREGYTSYDENDEYTVNSKSAMLSWLDTYGGAPEDPYLSVLLHPRLGDLKKVYVTESGADTLRDDARLMKDSLEEAGVAVLYDAYPGYPHYSWLFPCKSLAEHQKVFWGNMFKGIHWVASD; encoded by the exons ATGAACGCCGAATCCCGCTTGGAAAAACCCTATCGCGAG TTCATCGCCGACCTCGGCCAAGCACCCCATCTAACCGGCTCCACAGACGAAACCAAGCAGCAATGGAGCATCCTCATCAGCAAAATGATGCAACGATACggcttccctcctcccgacCCGACCGTAATCACCGAGACAGTCCATCTCGGCGACTTCTCGGTCCGGACTTACACCCCCAACGACGCCGGTGACGCCAATCTCCCTCTCGGGGTCTACTTCCACGGAGGTGGCTTCGTCATGGGCAGCGTCGAGCAAGAAGATGGCTTCGTCCGCGCCCTAAGTAAGAATGCCCAGATGAGGATTGTCAGCGTCGGGTATCGACTCGCGCCCGAGTTCAAGTTCCCGACTGGGTTGAACGACGGGGTGGCTGCTGCCGTTTGGGCCCTCGATCACTTTGGTGCTGACGAGATTACCTTGATGGGGACTTCTAGCGGTGGCAATCTTGCGTTTGGGGTCGGGCTGAAGCTCGTTGAGATGATGGGTATGCGGGATAGGGTCAAGGGAGTGGTGGCGTTGGCTCCGGTGACGGTTCACCCTGATGCTGTGCCGCTGGACAAGAGGGAGGGTTATACCTCGTATGACGAGAATGACGAGTACACGGTCAACAGCAAGTCGGCGATGCTATCCTGGTTGGACACGTATGGTGGCGCGCCGGAGGATCCATATCTGTctgttcttcttcacccccgcCTTGGGGATTTGAAGAAGGTATACGTGACCGAGTCTGGGGCGGATACGCTGCGAGATGACGCAAGGCTTATGAAGGATAGTCTTGAGGAAGCTGGCGTGGCGGTTCTGTACGATGCTTATCCTGGCTATCCGCACTACTCGTGGTTGTTCCCTTGCAAGAGTCTTGCGGAGCACCAAAAGGTATTCTGGGGAAACATGTTCAAGGGAATTCATTGGGTGGCCAGTGACTAG